Below is a window of Bacillota bacterium DNA.
GCTTCCAATCCACTCAGGAACGCGGGGTTCCAAAGCCAGTCGGAGTCCGTCGGCAGGTGCAGGTAGAAGTCACCCATGTGCAGGGCCGCATCGTACGATCGCGCAGTTCCGGCAGATGTCGCTCCGAACCAGAGCGCAACGCACACTGCGGCGCCCATCCACTTGAGGACCCGTCTCCCGGACATCATGGACCTCCTCTGCAACGGCACAGGATGTGCCAGCTATGGCACTACTTACCACTTATATCGACTAATGTAGTCTTGTGCTGAACGGTCTCAGGAGACAGCGGCAACCAGGAGGGGCCAGCTTCCCAAACAGAACCTTGCGGCAGCCTTCTCTGTGCAAGCGTGTAAGCGCTGAGCGGGTCCCGCTCCGGCACCGCCAGCGAAAACTGCTCGAGCCACCGCCGGATGTAGCTAAGGTCGGCCCGGGGCTGGCGGCGCTCCACGCACTGTTCGAGGCACTGGCGTTCCGCGTGTATAAGGAGGCCGCAGGCCGGGAAGAGTGCAGGGCGGCCGGTGTCGCTGGCAATGCTGCCAGGACAAGGACGTGAGAAGGGGTGGGCACCCGATGGCACGCTACCTGGGGCCCCGCCACCGCCTATGCCGCCGGGTCGGGGAGCCGCTGTGCGGCCAGCCCGACTGCCCGGCCCTCAAACGCCCCTACCCGCCGGGGCAGCACGGGCGAACGGCCCGCCGCCGCATCTCGGAGTACGGGCGGCAGTTGCTCGAGAAGCAGAAGCTGAAGTTTCTGTATGGCGTGAACGAGCGCCAGCTTCGCAACTACTTCGCGGCGGCCAGCCGCGTCCGCGGCCGTACGGGCGAACAGCTCCTGCGCTACCTCGAGACCCGCCTCGACAACACCGTCTACCGCCTCGGCCT
It encodes the following:
- the rpsD gene encoding 30S ribosomal protein S4, coding for MARYLGPRHRLCRRVGEPLCGQPDCPALKRPYPPGQHGRTARRRISEYGRQLLEKQKLKFLYGVNERQLRNYFAAASRVRGRTGEQLLRYLETRLDNTVYRLGLAPTLPAARQLVVHGHVQVNGRKVNRPGFRLRPNDVVSLRERSRSIQPVQDALQRGATPPPYLELDREQLRGRLLRYPEREEMPVKVDESLVVEYYAR